The genomic region GTTTCTGCAGGCGGTTGCGACAAGCCGGTTCGTGCTGCGCATGACCTCGGACATGCAGAAGATGGCGTTCCGTCATCTCATCAACGCCGATTTCGCGCGCCTCTCGCGCGAGACGCCGGGGCGGCTTATGTCGCGGCTGACGAACGACATCGGTTTCATTCAGAGCGCGCTGACGGCGACGCTGAACTCGATCTTCCGCGATACGTTTTCGGTCATCGCGCTCGTCATTGCGATGCTCTATCTCGACTGGGCGATGACGCTCATCGTGTTGGGCGTCTATCCGCTGGCCGCCATTCCCGTTGCCTCGATCAGTCATCGGCTGCGTCGCGTCGCCAAGCAGACGCAAAGTGGCCTCGGCGACATGACATCGCTGCTGACTGAGAAGCTTTCCGGCGCCCGGCTGATCAAATCGTTTCAGCTCGAAAACTATGCCGCCGACCGGCTCGATTCGATGTTCGAGCAGATCTATTCGCTGCGGATGAAGTCCGTCCGGACGCGGGCGAGGATGGATCCGATCCTTGAGGTTCTGGGCGGCGTTGCGATTGCGGGCGTCGTGGGCTTCGCATATTTGCGCATTTCGCAGGGCATCTCTTCGGTCGGCGATTTCATGGGTTTCGTGACGGCGCTAATGATGGCCGCGCAGCCGATCAAATCGCTCGGCAATTTAACGGGGCGCCTGCAGGAAGGCCTTGCCGCCGCGGAAAGTTTCTACGGCCTCATCGACGAACTGCCGTCGATCACGGACAAGCCCGGCGCGAAGACGCTTGCTATTTCAAAAGGCGAAATCGCGTTCCGCAACGTCTCGTTCGCCTACGACAAGACGTCCGAGGAACGGGCCGTGCATGGGTTCACGCTCGACGTGCCGGGCGGATCGACGATCGCGCTCGTGGGCCGCTCGGGCGCCGGAAAATCGACGATCATCAACCTCGTGCCCCGGCTCTTTGACGCGACTGAAGGGCAGATCCTGATCGACGGCCAGGACGTCATGGATGTCACCCTCAAATCGCTGCGCGATCAGATCGCGATCGTCAGTCAGGACATCACGCTTTTCGACGATACGATCGAAGCGAACATCCGCCTCGGGCGGCTCGGCGCGAGCGAGGCCGATATCATTGAAGCTGCGAAGGCCGCTGCCGCGCACGACTTCATCATGACGCTGCCCGACGGCTACAAGACGATCATCGGCGATCGCGGCAGCCGACTTTCGGGCGGACAACGTCAGCGTTTGGCGTTAGCGCGCGCGATCCTGAAGAATGCGCCGATCCTGCTGCTCGACGAAGCGACGAGCGCGCTCGATAACGAGAGCGAGCAGCTCGTGCAGGAAGCGCTGGCGAAATTCACCCGCTCGCGCACGACGCTCGTCATCGCGCATCGGCTTTCAACGGTACAGAATGCCGACGTCATTTGCGTGATGGACGGCGGCCGCATCGTCGAACGCGGCAGGCATTCAGAATTGATTGCGCGAAACGGTTCTTATGCGCGGCTCAACCGCTCGGCGAGCGGTCCGCAGGCGATGATCGCCAATTGATATCGCATAATGCCGATGCCAGTCGGCGCGAAGCTACTCGCGGCGAAGGATGCCATTGACGAGGCGGTTGGCCCAGCCGCGCGCCTTGAACGTCGTGCTGACCTCGCGGGCGTCATAAACGGTGTTGACCCAATCCCAGAAGCCGATGCCTGTCTGTGCCTCGGCTTCGAGATAACGATCGAAGACCGCATCAATCACTCCGGTGTCGGCACTCCGGATGTGTCCGTAGCGAAACGAAAGCTGGTCAACGGCTTCGCGAATCGGAACACCGTCGTGGATATGACGCACCATGACGCTCATCAGGCCGGCGCGGTCGGCACCCGACTTGCAGTGCACCAGAATCGGAAATTCGACCTTTTCCAGCAGATCCTTGATCGACTGGAACTCGGCGCGCGTCGGCGCGGCGCGCGAACGCAACCGCAAGTCCGCGAGGGCGATGCCGTGACGCGTGCACGCCCGCTGCTCCAGCCAGCGCGTCCCGAAAGACTGCTCAGGCCCGCGTAGATTGACGACAGTTCGGATTCCTCGCCGCGCGGCCCAGGAAATGTGGTGCGGAGCAGGTTGTGCGGAACGCCAGACGTCTTTGGAGATGTGATGGCGATTGTTATATAGGATGCGAACGATGCCATAATCGATAAATAGCATCTCAGCGTAACAAAGCGCCGGCGCAAATCTGGAACGCATCCAGGGTGGCGAGGCGTGCACCGCATTATGCAATAGCGCACCGCTCTTGCGTCGCAATCCGCGTTTTGCCTGCTTAAGGAGGCTTGCCATCAGGAGTTGTCTCGATGCTCCCGATTAGCGGGCAGCCCTTCTATAATTTCACCAGCGACGGCTCGGGGGATCATGTTCGTTTACAAAACGCCATAAAAAGCCACGCCCGTTCGCAATTGAACTTGCTAGTTATTCGCTATAGCAACGTGCTGCAAGGGGCTTGAAGAACCACGTCCTGCGTCGCGCACAACCTTCCGCTTACCTCACAATTAAGGCAGCCCCTGCTCGCATGGCCAAAATCAATAAGCAGCTTATGCGGCTAGGCGGACAAACCGCTGCTCGTATCATTCGGCTCGTTGCCAAATCCTCGACCGTTATCCACGAACCGCCGGACCTGATGAAGCGTCTTAGCGAGGCGCATCCGTGCATTGCGGCGTGTTGGCACGGCCAGTTCATGATGGTTGCAACGCTGCGGCCGGAGAATGTGAAAATTGCAGCAATGGTCGCACGCCACGGCGACGCGGAAATCATTAGCGAAACGCTCCAGGCCATCGACGTTCAGCTGATTCGCGGCGCGGGCGCCGGCTACCGAAAAAAGGATCGGGGCGGAGCATCGGCGCTCAGATCGTCGTTGCAGGCTCTTTTGGACGGCTCGTCGGTCGTCATGACCGCGGACGTGCCGCCGGGACCGGCGCGGGAGGCGGGCGCCGGCATCATCGCCATCGCGAAAATGTCGGGACGGCCGATCGTGCCTATTGCGGTGGCAACAAATCGGTTCGCATCCTTCGATACCTGGAGCAGGCTGACGATCAATCTGCCGTTCTCGCGGTTGGCAGCGGTCGCCGGTGATCCTATCATTGTTCCGGGCACAGCGACGGACGAGGATGTGGAAGCCAAGCGTCTCGAACTGGAGACTGCGCTCAATGCCGCTACTCTACGGGCTTACGAACTCGCGGGGGCCGATATCACACGGGCAACGCCACTCGATGTGCTCGCTGCGGAAACACCTCCGGCGCCGGGGATGGCTCTGAAGACCTATCGCCTTGGAACGGCGGTGTTGCGGCCGGCCGTGCCGCTGCTACTGAACTTGCGCGGCAAGCGCGGCAAGGAAGATCCGGACCGGCGCGGCGAGCGGCTGGGCTTCGCAGGCAGGCCGCGGCCCGAAGGCCAGGTCGTGTGGATACATGCCGCGAGCGTCGGCGAGACGAACGCCATCCTGCCGTTGATCGACAGCATTCTCGGGGCAAATCCGCACGTTCATGTGCTGCTGACGACGGGCACCAGGACGTCGGCCGAGATTGCCGCGAACCGGCTGCCTGAGCGCGCCGTGCACCAATACGTGCCGCTCGACGTGCCGCAATACGTGAAGCGCTTTCTCGATCACTGGAAGCCGTCGCTGGCGATTTTCACGGAATCGGACATCTGGCCCAATCTCATTCTGGGCACGTCGGAGCGTCATATTCCGCTGGTGCTCGTCAATGCGCGCATGTCGCCGCGCAGTATCCGCCGCTGGCGGAAATATGCCGCTGTCGGACGGCCGCTGTTCTCGCGCTTCGCTGCCGTGCTGGCGCAGAACTCGCAAATCGCGCGCGCTGTGAAATGGCTCGGCGCGCCGAACGTCATCACGGCCGGCAACCTCAAGATCGATGCACCGCCGCCGCCTGTTGATGCCGCCACACTGGCATCATTGCGCAACGCTGTCGGGCAACGACCGCTGTTTCTCGCAGCGAGCACGCATCCGGGCGAAGACGCGATGATCGCTGCAGCACATTCGCTGATCCGCCGCGAGATCGACGGCCTGCTGACGATCATCGTGCCGCGGCATCCCGAACGCGGCAGCGGGCTTGCCGCTACGCTCGGCGGCCTTGGCCTCAGGACGCAACTTCGCACGCGCTCGGCGGCACCAGAGAGCGACACGGAGATCTATATTGCCGACACGATCGGCGAGCTTGGCGCGTTCTATTCGATTTCGCCGGTGGCGCTCGTCGGCGGATCGCTGGTGGAACATGGCGGACAAAATCCTATTGAAGCCGTGCGGCTTGGGTCGTGCGTACTGACGGGGCCATTCGTCTATAATTTCCGTGATGCTTATTCCGCTCTGTTCCGCGAAGGGGGGGCGGTCGAGGTCCGTTCGTCCGACGACATCGCAAAGCAAGTAACGATGCTGCTCGAAGACCAATCGGCGGCGAAACGCATGCGCGTCGGCGCCGACCTTGCGCTGCAATCGCTGAGCGGCGCGCTGGCAAAAACGCTCGGCGCCATTCAGCCTCTGCTCGAAAAGAAGCAGGCCTGAGCCGTGCCCGTCTCGGAACCGAGATGGTGGTACGGGCGGAGCGAAACGTGGAAAGCATCGCTGCTTTCGCCTATCGCCGCTATCGTCGGCGCCATTGCACGGCAACGCATTCTTAACGCCAGGCCTTACCGCTCCCCGCTGCCCGTCATCTGTGTCGGTAACTTCACGGCAGGGGGCTCGGGTAAGACGCCGCTGGCGTTGCTGCTGGCGAAGATGATCGCGGCCGAGGGCCGCGAGCCGCGGTTTCTGTCGCGCGGCTACGGCGGCAAGCTTGAAGGTCCGCTTCGCGTCGATCCCGAACATCATAGCGCCGACGACGTTGG from Hyphomicrobium sp. MC1 harbors:
- a CDS encoding glycosyltransferase N-terminal domain-containing protein produces the protein MAKINKQLMRLGGQTAARIIRLVAKSSTVIHEPPDLMKRLSEAHPCIAACWHGQFMMVATLRPENVKIAAMVARHGDAEIISETLQAIDVQLIRGAGAGYRKKDRGGASALRSSLQALLDGSSVVMTADVPPGPAREAGAGIIAIAKMSGRPIVPIAVATNRFASFDTWSRLTINLPFSRLAAVAGDPIIVPGTATDEDVEAKRLELETALNAATLRAYELAGADITRATPLDVLAAETPPAPGMALKTYRLGTAVLRPAVPLLLNLRGKRGKEDPDRRGERLGFAGRPRPEGQVVWIHAASVGETNAILPLIDSILGANPHVHVLLTTGTRTSAEIAANRLPERAVHQYVPLDVPQYVKRFLDHWKPSLAIFTESDIWPNLILGTSERHIPLVLVNARMSPRSIRRWRKYAAVGRPLFSRFAAVLAQNSQIARAVKWLGAPNVITAGNLKIDAPPPPVDAATLASLRNAVGQRPLFLAASTHPGEDAMIAAAHSLIRREIDGLLTIIVPRHPERGSGLAATLGGLGLRTQLRTRSAAPESDTEIYIADTIGELGAFYSISPVALVGGSLVEHGGQNPIEAVRLGSCVLTGPFVYNFRDAYSALFREGGAVEVRSSDDIAKQVTMLLEDQSAAKRMRVGADLALQSLSGALAKTLGAIQPLLEKKQA
- a CDS encoding tyrosine-protein phosphatase — translated: MASLLKQAKRGLRRKSGALLHNAVHASPPWMRSRFAPALCYAEMLFIDYGIVRILYNNRHHISKDVWRSAQPAPHHISWAARRGIRTVVNLRGPEQSFGTRWLEQRACTRHGIALADLRLRSRAAPTRAEFQSIKDLLEKVEFPILVHCKSGADRAGLMSVMVRHIHDGVPIREAVDQLSFRYGHIRSADTGVIDAVFDRYLEAEAQTGIGFWDWVNTVYDAREVSTTFKARGWANRLVNGILRRE
- a CDS encoding ABC transporter ATP-binding protein; translated protein: MTDLLKKAEKKPRPKLRLDAASRALLARFVRDWVWPRRWQLAWTLFLTTCLAAVTGGYPGVIKKSFDLLMGGKPGALPYVLVAIVGITLARATLLFLQAVATSRFVLRMTSDMQKMAFRHLINADFARLSRETPGRLMSRLTNDIGFIQSALTATLNSIFRDTFSVIALVIAMLYLDWAMTLIVLGVYPLAAIPVASISHRLRRVAKQTQSGLGDMTSLLTEKLSGARLIKSFQLENYAADRLDSMFEQIYSLRMKSVRTRARMDPILEVLGGVAIAGVVGFAYLRISQGISSVGDFMGFVTALMMAAQPIKSLGNLTGRLQEGLAAAESFYGLIDELPSITDKPGAKTLAISKGEIAFRNVSFAYDKTSEERAVHGFTLDVPGGSTIALVGRSGAGKSTIINLVPRLFDATEGQILIDGQDVMDVTLKSLRDQIAIVSQDITLFDDTIEANIRLGRLGASEADIIEAAKAAAAHDFIMTLPDGYKTIIGDRGSRLSGGQRQRLALARAILKNAPILLLDEATSALDNESEQLVQEALAKFTRSRTTLVIAHRLSTVQNADVICVMDGGRIVERGRHSELIARNGSYARLNRSASGPQAMIAN